In one window of Chitinophagaceae bacterium DNA:
- a CDS encoding ATP-binding cassette domain-containing protein, which produces MVKIKEISKKFQEKQVLFQISGSFERGKTNLIIGASGTGKSVLLKCMVGLVKPDEGNIFFDGVSLYESDKFSQTEIRRKIGMLFQGGALFDSLNVQENIMFPIHMLTKMPPQEKIQRVNFCLEKVGLVGINKKMPSELSGGMKKRVGIARAIVNYPEYLFCDEPNSGLDPQTSIKIDTLIYDITKELNTTTIIVTHDMNSVMEIGENIMFIYQGKKLWEGNNTNIIYSECMELHDFIFANKFMRFFKDNKK; this is translated from the coding sequence ATGGTAAAAATAAAAGAAATCAGTAAAAAATTTCAAGAAAAACAAGTTTTATTTCAAATATCGGGATCATTTGAAAGAGGAAAAACAAATCTTATAATAGGAGCGAGTGGAACAGGTAAAAGCGTGCTTTTAAAATGTATGGTAGGATTAGTGAAGCCAGATGAAGGGAATATTTTTTTTGATGGAGTAAGTTTATATGAATCAGATAAATTCTCACAAACAGAAATACGAAGAAAAATAGGAATGCTCTTCCAAGGAGGCGCTCTTTTTGATTCTCTGAATGTGCAAGAAAATATCATGTTCCCTATCCACATGCTTACTAAAATGCCCCCTCAAGAAAAAATCCAAAGGGTAAATTTTTGTTTAGAAAAAGTAGGACTAGTAGGAATAAATAAAAAAATGCCATCCGAACTCAGCGGTGGAATGAAAAAAAGAGTAGGTATAGCAAGAGCTATAGTTAATTATCCCGAATATCTTTTTTGTGATGAACCAAACTCCGGGCTAGACCCACAAACTTCCATTAAAATAGATACTTTAATCTATGATATTACAAAAGAACTTAATACTACCACTATCATTGTAACCCATGATATGAACTCCGTGATGGAAATAGGAGAAAATATAATGTTTATTTATCAAGGAAAAAAGCTATGGGAAGGAAATAATACAAATATTATATACAGCGAATGCATGGAGTTACATGACTTTATTTTTGCTAATAAATTTATGCGATTTTTTAAAGATAATAAGAAATAA